AGCCCGGACGTTGTCTTCCGCTACGAGAGCCGGATTATCAACGTTCACCCGTCCCTCCTTCCTTCCTTCCCCGGGGCTTCGGCGTACATGCAGGCCATCGAGGAAGGTGTCCGGATTGCCGGCGTCACCGCCCACTACGTGACGACCGACCTCGATCAGGGACCGATCATCTCTCAACGCGTGTTCAACGTCCCACCCGAGGCGACCGAGGAAGAACTCCAGCAGATCGGCCAGCCCTTAGAGGCCCAAGCACTGCTCGAGGCGATCGATCTCCACCTCAATGACGAGATCTACGTCCACCGTGGCCGGACTCGGTTGCGCGACCCCGAGGAGACCGACGCCCAGCTCGGTGCACCCGAGCAACTCGAGCAACTCAATCCGGATCGGCCGATCGACGGACTCGGTGAAATCGTCAGCGACGCTGACGACTGAGCAGTCAGCCTCTGTGTTGGGCCGGCGAGTGCCGCCGGGAGAAAAACCGCTTATTCGAGGCCCAGATCTGCGAGTGAGTGGGTGTGCTGCCACGCGCCAGCGACCGCACCGACGTCGAAGGTAAGAACGCCGTCTGTGAGTTCGAGTCGAACCGTGTCGCCGTCGATCTCGGTGTCGTGGAGGTGAAGCTCAAGCGGCTGGCCGAAGTCCGCGACTGCGACCATCAGCTCACCGTTCGTTTCGAGCATTTCCTGTAGTTCGTTTGCTTCCATAGCACTCGCTGGTAGGCCCGAACGGCCCAAAAAGATTGCTACGTCATGGATATTCCCGACGTTCGTTCCCGCCGTGAGTGGCGCCAGTGTCTGTTTTTGGCCGGCCTAAAAACAGGCAGAACCCGCCTCTTCTAGAAGGGCTAAACACGTCGGTCCCCGCGCTTTGGACATGCAGGTCACCCATTACGACACGTGCCAAGACTGTGGTGCCGAACTCACCGAGACCACGACCTACCGCAAACACGCCTACTGTGGCGATTGTGGCGGGACACTCGCGTGAGCGACGATAGAAACAGTCTGCACAGCGTGGCTTTCACCCCACAGCAGTCTACTTACAGCCGCTCGACCCGCTCGAGTGTGTCCTCGATAGCTGGTGCGTCGAAGACCTCTTGGCCCACATACGCGTTCGTTCCTGCCTGATAGAGGTTACTCGCGACCTCGATACTGTGACCTTCGAGCGGTTCGGGCTGGCGTTCACACAGTGCTTTCCAGTCGGCACGGTTCCGTTCACTCGCCGTCGCTTTTGCCTCGCTGACGGCCTCGACCCACGCCGGCTGCGTTCGCTTGTGATACTGCCGAATGACTTCTTTGCTGACCTCCTTGCCCTCGTAAGAAAAGCGGTTCTCGTCGAACGTCCCTACGACGTCGGCAACGTAAATCTCTCCCTGGTAGTAGAGACATTCGATTTTGCCGTCTTCGTGAGCGAAACCTGCCTCGGCGGCCTGCCGGTTGAGGTACTCGTTGACCTCCCGTGCGACGGCTTCGAGGGCGTCGATATCGGCTTGGCCGGCGATCCGGTCGGCTTCCTCGCGTGGGAGGTAACGGTCCTGTTCCTCGTACTTCGTCGAGAATTCGACGACCGGCTCGGGCAACTCGACCACCTCGTCGGGCCACTCCGCAGTATCGAGTCCGTGGTCTGGCGGGGCCGAGCGCTCGCGTAGACTCGACCCGACAGGGACGGTGTTGCGAAAGACGATCTCCAGGGGCACGAGGTAGTTTTCACCGGCCGTGTCGTGATAGGCTTCGTAGTCGTATCCGTCTGTCTCGTGTGGTAGCTTCGGGACTTGCGTCAGACTGATCGCCATCTCGCGTGGTTGGCTGCCCGCGTCGATGGCCGTCTGTAGGTCCGTCAGTTCCCCGTCGACGAGGACACCCTCGTAGTGGGTTCCGATCCCGGCTGCATCCAGTTGTTCGAAGTTGTACGCGCCCATCGTACACAGCGACGCCCCTTTGGCCGGGATCTCGTCGGGCATCTTCCCCCAGTCGAACACCGAGTAGTCGTCAGTGAAGACAAACGCCCCCTTGCCCAACTCGGTCGCGGTCGGCTCCTCGTCGATCCGGAACTCCTTGACGCTGGTCATCGAATCGGGGTTCCGAGCCGGCGACCTTAGAGGTTGTACATCCACACAGACGCGCGCGTCGCCGTCGAGTGGAACCTACTCACCTCACAGGCATCTCTGCAACTGCTGTGAACGGCGCCCGTCCGTCTCAGTATCGATACTCATGCTACGTGTGTACCCCGGGGACTCAAGAATGGTTATCAGTTACCGAACTGTCGCCCATCTGGAGTAGCTGGCTGAAACGTGAGCCAAATTTATACCAGTGGCTTTTGTTATCAAGATAGACAGAGCCACTCATAGCAACGGCCTCCATTCTACAATGTGCCCCCAAGACGTTCACATTCTCTACGTTCCTGCCCTCACTCCCGATCGGGAGATCGGGACGCGACTTGCCAATATCGACCGATACGACGTACATAGGAAGACACGCATTCAGGCGGCGCTTGACGCCGTCGCGACCGAGGACATCGATTGCATCGTCACAATCGACGACGGGAGCGACGCCAGCACCACGCTGCTCCGCCGTCTCAGGTCGCGAGAGGGCGATACGACACCGTTCGTATTCCTCGCGGCAGATCCGGATGAAACGATAGTACGAGAAGCGTTAAACGCCGGTGCCGATCGATTTCATCGCGTCGACGCGGTTGTCGACGACCCGACGCTGTTGGCTACTGCGATCGACGAGAGTGTTCAGCCTCCGCGCCGAGACTGGCACGCCGCCCAGCAACGGTGGGAGTGTGAGCGGTTGTTCGAACACATGAACGTGGGGGTTGCCTCGCAACGAATCATCACCGATGACGAACACGACCCCATCGATTACGAGTTCGTCGACGTCAACGGAGCTGGCTGTGACACTCTCGGAATCGACTCGGCCCAGGCGTTGCCCGTCTCGGCGTCGGCGCTGTTCGAGCAGGACCCACCGCCGCTTCTCGACCGGTATCAGACTGTCCTCGAAACGGGCGAGCCACTCTCTTTCGAAACGTACCTCCAATCGCTGGAATCGTGGTACAGCAGTGTTGCATACTCGCCCGACGGCACTCGCATTGTGACGGTTTTCGAAGACGTGACGGCCAGACGGGAACGGCAACGCGAGCTAGAACTGTTCCGGGAGATGGCCGACCAGGCCCAGGACGCAATTTTCGTCACCGACGCGGAGACGGGGATCATCGAAGACGTCAACGAGACCGCGTGTGATCGCCTCGGATACGAACGCTCGGAACTAGAGGGTGCAGGCGTCTGGGACATCTCGGGTTACTTTTCGGACCGAGCGGCATTTCGACGCCATCTCCGCCAACAGGACGGTGACCCGTCGTCACACATCGAGACAGTCCACGAGCGCAAAGACGGGACCGAGATCCCCGTCGAGATAATGGCTTCGACCGTCGAGATGGACGAGCATACGTGTCGGGTCGCAATGGCCCGTGATATTACCGAACGCAAAGCGCGTGAACGGGAACTCAGAGACGAAAAAGAGCGCCTCGAAGAGTTTGCAAGTGTGTTGAGTCACGACCTCCGGACGCCTCTGGAAGTGGCGACGGGACGCCTCGAGTTGGCGAGTGAAACAGTCGAATCCGACCACTTGTCCTCGGCCAAGCGAGCGCTCACACGTATCGACGAGATCATCGAAGACGTCCTCACGCTTGTCCGGGACGGGAGCACGGTCGACGCCGACGCGATCGAGACCGTCTCGTTGGCGTCGGTCGCGCGCTCGTGCTGGCAGACAGTGAGCACGGCCGAGGCAGCCCTGCGAGTCGAAACGGACAACCGGATCGACGCTGACCCGGGGCGGCTCCGAGAACTGTTCGAGAATCTCTATCGCAACGCGGTCGAGCACGGCGGGGACGACGTGACTGTCGTGGTCGGTGACTTCGAGGATGGGTTTTACATCGCCGACGACGGCGCAGGGATTCCACCGACAGACCGGGAGGCCGTCTTCGAGGCAGGGTACTCGACCCGGGAGTGTGGCTCAGGGCTGGGCTTGAGTATCGTCGAGTCGATCGCCCAGGCCCACGGGTGGTGTGTCGACATCACCGAAAGCGAGCGTGGGGGCGCCCGATTCGAGTTCACTGGCCTGGAAGCGAGCATCGACTGAGAATCGTCTGACTACTACCTTGCGTGGCGCTTCGAGTGGCTTATGTCGATCGCGCTACAATGGCCCGGAGATGAGCAATCCGGAGCGTGACGTCGTCGAATTCGTCCTGACAGCGGCCGTTTATACCGATCAGGATGACCTCGAACCCGACGATCTGCCACCCGAATATCGGGCGGTGTTCTGGGAGGATGGGACGATCGAGCGACCGGTCGTCGCGACCGCTGAAGCGGCACGGGAAGCGACGGGCGTCGAGCGACCCTGGGCGGCCGTCTCGGAACTGATGTTTACCGACCGCGACGAATTCACCGGGGAAATCGAGTTCACGGATCGGGAGATGGCCCACGAGTGGCTCGAAAAGCGCGTCGACGCCGCACACGTACTCGAGAACCCGACCCTCGCAGCGGCCTTCGAGGACAGTTTCGAAGACGTCGGCCGCGAGCAGGCTCGCCAGCAGGTCCGCCCCGCGCGGGCCGATCGGGCCTGGATCGACAGTCTGCTACAGGAGTACTTCGCCGAGGAAGAAGAAGAGGAGATGCTCGATCTCGTGGAGATCCGCGCCCCTGAGGAAGTCGACATGACTCTCGACGAACTCGTCCTCACGTCGGATCAAGAAGACGAGATCAACAAGCTCGTCAAGGCGATCGAACACCGCGAGTATCTCGCGAAGATCGGCCTCCGAGAGATCGGGAAACTCCTGTTCGTCGGTCCACCAGGCACGGGCAAGACGAGTGTCGCGCGCGCACTTGCCCACGACCTGGATCTGCCGTTCGTCGAGGTGAAACTGTCGATGATTACCTCTCAGTATCTCGGCGAGACTGCCAAAAACGTCGAGAAGACCTTCGAGGTGGCAAAGCGCCTCTCGCCGTGTATCCTGTTCATGGACGAGTTCGACTTCGTGGCCAAGACTCGGGCCAGCGACGAACACGCCGCCATCAAGCGCGCGGTGAACACGCTCTTGAAATCGATCGACGAGGTGAGTCTGATCCAGGACGACGTGCTGTTGATCGGCGCGACCAACCACCCGGATCAACTCGATGCCGCAGCCTGGCGACGCTTCGACGAGATCGTCAACTTCCCCAAACCGGACGACAAGATGCGTGCAGACATTCTGGGCGTCGTCACTCGCGACATGGAGATCGTCGACTTCGATCCCGCGGCCCTGGCGGAGATGACAGAAGGGCTGACTGGCAGCGACCTCCGACTCGTTCTCAGGGAAGCAGTCCTGGATGCACTGACCGAAGAGCGGACGACGCTCACTCAGACTGACCTCGAAGACGCCGTTGCCAACTTCGAGGAACGGGATAACCTCAAGAACCTCGATATGATCGAGGGAGACCACGACGCTCTGGTCGCCGGCGGGACTCCGGACACGGGTGACGAGCACGATCACGCCGAACACGCAGACCACGCCCAGGATTGATCGTCGTCCGCTCCCCCGAGTCTTTGTCGACCCAATCTTTATTCTCCGTCCCTGGGTGAGTTCCCTATGACGATCGATATCGGCATCGTTGGTGCTGGGGATCGCGGGCACACCCACGCAGGTGGGTACGCAGCAATCGACGCGGCCTCGGTCGTCGCCGTCGCAGACGTCGATCGAGAAGCAGCGACGGAACTCGCCGAGGCGTTCGACGTTCCGGCCGTCTACGAAAGTGTCCGAGCGATGCTTGCGGACGCGGATCTCGACGCGGTCAGCGTCTGTGTACACAACAACTTGCACCGGCCCGTGGTTGAAGCCGCAGCCGAGGCCGGCGTCGATGCCTTCTGTGAGAAACCCCTGGCTGGGACCTATGCCGATGCGAAAGCGATGGTTGAGGCTGCTGAGGGTGCGAGAATCGAAGTTGGCGTCCAAAACGATGACTTGTTCTCCCCGGAGACGCGGGCTGCAAAGACACTCATCGAGGGTGACGATCTCGGCGACCCGTACTACGCTCGTGGCGTCGTCTCCCGGCGGCGTGGGCGACCGTTCGTCGACGGGTACGGCACTCCGGAGTTCGTCTCGAAGGAATCTGCAGGCGGCGGACCAGTCATCGATATCGGGACCTACGTCCTGGGCCAGTTGCTCTATCTGCTCGGGAACGCCCGCGTCCAACGAGTCGGTGGCGCCACCTTCGAGCACACCGACGCTACCTACGACGCCGCCCTCGTCGGCGAGAACCGAGACACCTACGCCGACCGACTGGCGTCGTCGGGCTACGATGTCGAAGATGTGGGTCTCGGGTGGGCGCATCTGGCCGATGGCTCGGTACTCGAACTTCGGGCTGCCTGGCACATGTTCCTCCCCGATCGCCCGAGTGTCGTCGCCGGGACACAGGGCGGCCTCCAGCTCGACCCCTTCGAGTTCTACACGACGACCGAAGACTACGAGGCGACCGTTTCGATCGACCTCGAAGAGTACGAAACCCGCCAGGCACTCTTAGAGAGCGAGAGTGGCTACGACTTCGAGCGGGACGTCGGTCAGTTCCGCCACTGGATCGAGACGATCGACGGTCGGGCCGAAAATCCGATCGATACGGCCGGGCTGGCGCTGAACGCCATGCGGATCATGGACGGAATTTATCTGTCGGCAGCGGCCGGACGCGAACTGACCAGCGAAGAGATCGCCCAGCGCTCGGGCTCAACCGCCGCCGATCTGTGAGCCTCGGTCCGGCGAGTCTGGCCCCTCCCATGGACACCGTTCCGGCACGACCCGAGCCTGTGTAGACGTTCCGGGACGGAGACTGGCCGACTCCCAATCGTGTGCTTTAGGCGCCTCCGGAGCGTGGCAGGCCTCGATGGAAGTCACCCTCCTCGGGACGGGCGATACGACTGGCACGCCGACGGTCGGCTGTGACTGTGCGGTCTGTCACCGTGCCAGGAACCCCGAGCCGTCCCTCCGTGACAAA
The sequence above is drawn from the Halorhabdus sp. CBA1104 genome and encodes:
- a CDS encoding phosphoribosylaminoimidazolesuccinocarboxamide synthase yields the protein MTSVKEFRIDEEPTATELGKGAFVFTDDYSVFDWGKMPDEIPAKGASLCTMGAYNFEQLDAAGIGTHYEGVLVDGELTDLQTAIDAGSQPREMAISLTQVPKLPHETDGYDYEAYHDTAGENYLVPLEIVFRNTVPVGSSLRERSAPPDHGLDTAEWPDEVVELPEPVVEFSTKYEEQDRYLPREEADRIAGQADIDALEAVAREVNEYLNRQAAEAGFAHEDGKIECLYYQGEIYVADVVGTFDENRFSYEGKEVSKEVIRQYHKRTQPAWVEAVSEAKATASERNRADWKALCERQPEPLEGHSIEVASNLYQAGTNAYVGQEVFDAPAIEDTLERVERL
- a CDS encoding PAS domain S-box protein; amino-acid sequence: MCPQDVHILYVPALTPDREIGTRLANIDRYDVHRKTRIQAALDAVATEDIDCIVTIDDGSDASTTLLRRLRSREGDTTPFVFLAADPDETIVREALNAGADRFHRVDAVVDDPTLLATAIDESVQPPRRDWHAAQQRWECERLFEHMNVGVASQRIITDDEHDPIDYEFVDVNGAGCDTLGIDSAQALPVSASALFEQDPPPLLDRYQTVLETGEPLSFETYLQSLESWYSSVAYSPDGTRIVTVFEDVTARRERQRELELFREMADQAQDAIFVTDAETGIIEDVNETACDRLGYERSELEGAGVWDISGYFSDRAAFRRHLRQQDGDPSSHIETVHERKDGTEIPVEIMASTVEMDEHTCRVAMARDITERKARERELRDEKERLEEFASVLSHDLRTPLEVATGRLELASETVESDHLSSAKRALTRIDEIIEDVLTLVRDGSTVDADAIETVSLASVARSCWQTVSTAEAALRVETDNRIDADPGRLRELFENLYRNAVEHGGDDVTVVVGDFEDGFYIADDGAGIPPTDREAVFEAGYSTRECGSGLGLSIVESIAQAHGWCVDITESERGGARFEFTGLEASID
- a CDS encoding ATP-binding protein; this encodes MSNPERDVVEFVLTAAVYTDQDDLEPDDLPPEYRAVFWEDGTIERPVVATAEAAREATGVERPWAAVSELMFTDRDEFTGEIEFTDREMAHEWLEKRVDAAHVLENPTLAAAFEDSFEDVGREQARQQVRPARADRAWIDSLLQEYFAEEEEEEMLDLVEIRAPEEVDMTLDELVLTSDQEDEINKLVKAIEHREYLAKIGLREIGKLLFVGPPGTGKTSVARALAHDLDLPFVEVKLSMITSQYLGETAKNVEKTFEVAKRLSPCILFMDEFDFVAKTRASDEHAAIKRAVNTLLKSIDEVSLIQDDVLLIGATNHPDQLDAAAWRRFDEIVNFPKPDDKMRADILGVVTRDMEIVDFDPAALAEMTEGLTGSDLRLVLREAVLDALTEERTTLTQTDLEDAVANFEERDNLKNLDMIEGDHDALVAGGTPDTGDEHDHAEHADHAQD
- a CDS encoding Gfo/Idh/MocA family protein, whose protein sequence is MTIDIGIVGAGDRGHTHAGGYAAIDAASVVAVADVDREAATELAEAFDVPAVYESVRAMLADADLDAVSVCVHNNLHRPVVEAAAEAGVDAFCEKPLAGTYADAKAMVEAAEGARIEVGVQNDDLFSPETRAAKTLIEGDDLGDPYYARGVVSRRRGRPFVDGYGTPEFVSKESAGGGPVIDIGTYVLGQLLYLLGNARVQRVGGATFEHTDATYDAALVGENRDTYADRLASSGYDVEDVGLGWAHLADGSVLELRAAWHMFLPDRPSVVAGTQGGLQLDPFEFYTTTEDYEATVSIDLEEYETRQALLESESGYDFERDVGQFRHWIETIDGRAENPIDTAGLALNAMRIMDGIYLSAAAGRELTSEEIAQRSGSTAADL